One segment of Mycolicibacterium sp. YH-1 DNA contains the following:
- the map gene encoding type I methionyl aminopeptidase codes for MIELKTADEINKMAATGAFVADTLATLSIEAEPGVNLMQLEHRARALITARGAESCYWDYAPSFGRGPFRNVICLSVNDAVLHGMPRDYVLRDGDVLSLDLAVSIDGWVADAAVTVTVGDETDAADAALISSTQRALDAGIAAAVPGGRLGDISAAIGAVATAAGYRVNAEFGGHGLGHTMHEDPHIPNRGRPGRGLLLRSGMTFALEPWWARGSDRLVMDADGWTLRSADGSNTAHSEHTIAITETGPRILTSPSGAHAAS; via the coding sequence GTGATTGAACTCAAGACCGCCGACGAGATCAACAAGATGGCGGCCACTGGCGCGTTCGTCGCGGACACCCTGGCCACGCTGTCGATCGAGGCGGAGCCGGGAGTGAACCTGATGCAGCTCGAGCACCGGGCCCGCGCGCTGATCACTGCTCGCGGCGCGGAGTCGTGCTACTGGGACTACGCGCCGTCATTCGGTCGCGGTCCGTTCCGGAACGTCATCTGCCTGTCGGTCAACGATGCTGTGCTGCACGGCATGCCACGCGACTACGTGCTGCGCGACGGCGATGTGCTGAGCCTCGACCTTGCGGTGTCGATCGACGGCTGGGTGGCCGATGCCGCGGTCACGGTCACGGTCGGTGACGAAACCGACGCGGCCGACGCAGCCCTGATCTCCTCGACGCAGAGAGCCCTTGACGCGGGGATCGCCGCGGCGGTCCCCGGCGGCCGCCTCGGTGACATCTCCGCCGCAATCGGCGCGGTCGCCACCGCGGCCGGATATCGCGTCAACGCCGAGTTCGGCGGTCATGGCCTGGGGCACACCATGCACGAGGATCCCCACATCCCCAATCGCGGAAGACCCGGGCGGGGGCTGCTGTTGCGGTCGGGTATGACGTTCGCGCTTGAACCGTGGTGGGCACGGGGCAGTGATCGGCTGGTCATGGATGCGGACGGCTGGACCCTGCGCTCGGCCGACGGCTCGAACACCGCGCACTCCGAGCACACCATCGCCATCACCGAAACCGGCCCTCGCATACTCACTTCGCCAAGTGGCGCGCACGCGGCGAGCTGA
- the malQ gene encoding 4-alpha-glucanotransferase — protein MSELPPSLVELAHRFGVATGFDDWTGGHRSTPEATLVAVLAALGVTADSEDDRAAALLAHDREYWSRCVPPTVVTRSDRTSSFWVHVTHGDPVGVWIRLEDGTVRTGLRQLENLTPPYDLDGRPIGEATFELPADLPLGYHRLHVQAGPQDASTPLIVTPATARLPARLGAGRTWGLATQLYSVRSEKSWGMGDLTDLTDMAVWSAARHGAGFILVNPLHAAAPIAPMEPSPYLPTSRRFTNPIYLRVEAIPEYADARHRGRLRKARAAAQAHAETSELIDRDAVWKVKRAALRAVHLVPRSAGRDLAYAAFRAREGGSLEDFATWCALAEEFGGDWHDWPAQYRHPASAAVADFAAEHHDTVDFHRWLQWQLDDQLTAVQATARQVGMSLGVMHDLAVGVDPDGADAWALQDVLALGVSGGAPPDEFNQLGQDWSQPPWRPDKLVEASYAPFRALVSAVLRHAGGVRIDHIIGLFRLWWIPSGMPPTEGTYVRYDHEAMIGIVALEAHRAGAVVVGEDLGTVEPWARDYLRERGLLGTSILWFERDGSGGPLPAAQWREYCLSAVTTHDLPPTAGYLAGEHVRIREELGLLTRPAAEEIADDRAAQAAWMSELRRVGLLADRDGVEPTVEQVVTALHAYLGRTPSRLLALALPDAVGDVRAQNQPGTTDEYPNWRVPLTGPTGSPLLLEDVFTDARAAALADVMHDQVTISLE, from the coding sequence ATGAGTGAGCTGCCCCCATCGTTGGTCGAACTGGCTCACCGCTTCGGTGTCGCGACCGGCTTCGACGATTGGACCGGTGGGCACCGGTCAACGCCGGAGGCGACGTTGGTGGCTGTGCTCGCCGCGTTGGGGGTGACGGCGGACAGCGAAGATGACAGGGCCGCAGCGCTTTTGGCACACGATCGCGAGTACTGGTCACGCTGCGTGCCGCCCACCGTCGTGACTCGCAGCGACCGCACGTCATCGTTCTGGGTCCACGTCACGCACGGCGATCCGGTCGGGGTGTGGATTCGACTGGAGGACGGCACCGTCCGCACCGGCCTGCGTCAGCTGGAGAACCTCACGCCGCCGTATGACCTGGATGGTCGTCCGATCGGCGAGGCGACATTCGAGTTGCCCGCGGATCTGCCCCTGGGCTATCACCGGCTGCATGTGCAGGCCGGCCCGCAGGATGCCTCGACGCCGCTGATCGTCACACCGGCCACAGCTCGGCTGCCCGCGCGACTCGGGGCGGGCCGGACCTGGGGTCTGGCGACACAGCTCTACAGCGTCAGGTCAGAGAAGTCCTGGGGTATGGGCGATCTCACCGACCTCACCGATATGGCGGTGTGGTCGGCCGCGCGCCACGGCGCCGGTTTCATCCTGGTCAATCCGCTGCACGCGGCCGCACCGATCGCCCCGATGGAACCCTCCCCCTACCTGCCGACATCGCGCCGCTTCACCAATCCGATCTACCTGCGCGTCGAGGCCATTCCCGAGTACGCCGACGCGCGTCACCGCGGCAGGCTGCGCAAGGCCCGTGCGGCGGCCCAGGCGCATGCCGAGACCTCGGAGCTGATCGACCGCGATGCGGTCTGGAAGGTCAAGCGCGCGGCGCTGCGGGCTGTGCATCTGGTGCCCCGTTCGGCGGGGCGCGATCTGGCCTATGCCGCGTTCCGCGCGCGGGAGGGCGGCAGCCTCGAGGACTTCGCCACGTGGTGCGCGCTGGCCGAGGAGTTCGGCGGGGACTGGCATGACTGGCCCGCGCAGTACCGTCACCCGGCATCTGCTGCGGTCGCGGACTTCGCCGCCGAGCACCACGACACCGTCGACTTCCACCGTTGGCTGCAGTGGCAGCTCGACGACCAACTCACCGCTGTGCAGGCCACCGCGCGGCAGGTCGGGATGTCGCTGGGCGTCATGCACGACCTCGCGGTGGGCGTGGACCCCGACGGCGCGGACGCGTGGGCGCTGCAGGACGTTCTGGCGCTCGGCGTCTCCGGTGGTGCCCCGCCCGACGAGTTCAATCAGCTGGGGCAGGACTGGTCGCAGCCGCCGTGGCGTCCTGACAAGTTGGTGGAGGCTTCCTACGCCCCGTTCCGCGCGCTGGTCAGTGCCGTGCTCCGGCACGCGGGCGGGGTGCGGATCGACCACATCATCGGGTTGTTCCGGCTGTGGTGGATACCCAGCGGCATGCCTCCGACCGAGGGCACCTATGTCAGATACGACCACGAGGCGATGATCGGGATCGTCGCGCTGGAGGCGCATCGTGCCGGCGCGGTGGTGGTCGGTGAGGACCTGGGCACCGTGGAGCCATGGGCGCGTGACTACCTCAGGGAGCGGGGTCTGCTCGGAACCTCGATCCTGTGGTTCGAGCGGGACGGCTCCGGCGGACCGCTGCCCGCAGCGCAGTGGCGGGAGTACTGCCTGTCCGCGGTCACGACGCACGATCTGCCGCCGACTGCCGGTTACCTGGCGGGCGAGCACGTCCGCATCCGGGAGGAACTGGGCCTGCTCACGCGTCCGGCCGCCGAGGAGATCGCCGATGACCGCGCCGCGCAGGCTGCGTGGATGTCCGAGCTGCGACGGGTGGGGCTGCTGGCGGACCGGGACGGCGTGGAGCCCACGGTCGAGCAGGTGGTGACCGCGCTGCACGCCTATCTGGGGCGTACCCCGTCGCGGCTGCTCGCCCTCGCCCTGCCCGACGCAGTCGGCGACGTGCGGGCCCAGAACCAGCCGGGGACCACCGATGAGTACCCGAATTGGCGGGTTCCGCTGACCGGCCCGACGGGCAGTCCACTGCTGCTAGAGGACGTCTTCACGGATGCTCGCGCTGCGGCACTCGCCGATGTGATGCACGATCAGGTAACGATCTCCCTCGAGTGA
- a CDS encoding serine/threonine-protein kinase, producing MPLPDGTTFAGYTIIRRLGSGGMGEVYLARHPRLPRQDALKVLRAEVSADSEYRDRFHREADIAAALWHPHIVGVHDRGDFGGQLWISMDYVDGTDAGERLRERFPTGLPPREVAEIITAVADALDYAHERNLLHRDVKPANILLANPDSRERRILLADFGIARWADDPSGLTATNMTVGTVSYAAPEQLMGDELDGRADQYALAATAFHLLSGSPPFSHSNPAVVISQHLGAAPPALRDRRPELSALDPVLSKALAKIPNERFERCGDFARALAHRLGGDVDPGVSPGVDTEATQLSPIAAPARRSPVRAGVVIPAVLAVLLIVAIAVAAFEFTRADDERSTQATNANTTDARASTTATTPSTMPPPSPLPPPPPPTTTTTTSTDPATTTTTTTAPAAAVIGADCSPEGSTATTADGSTAYCSTLQGTAATIWSLTPGDVPSPTVTVDPTEEPLPFGQESPVRVCMQQTGQTRRECREDIRRSNELP from the coding sequence ATGCCGCTGCCCGATGGGACGACGTTCGCTGGCTACACCATCATCAGGCGGCTCGGATCCGGCGGTATGGGCGAGGTCTACCTGGCTCGGCATCCACGGCTGCCGCGCCAGGACGCCCTGAAGGTGCTGCGCGCCGAGGTGTCTGCCGACAGCGAGTACCGAGATCGGTTTCACCGCGAGGCCGATATCGCCGCCGCCCTGTGGCATCCCCACATCGTGGGCGTGCACGACCGCGGCGATTTTGGTGGCCAGCTCTGGATCTCAATGGACTACGTCGACGGCACGGACGCCGGTGAGCGGCTGCGCGAGCGCTTCCCCACCGGGCTGCCACCGCGCGAGGTCGCCGAGATCATCACCGCGGTCGCCGATGCGCTCGACTACGCCCACGAGCGCAACCTGTTGCACCGCGACGTCAAGCCCGCCAACATCCTGTTGGCCAACCCGGATTCGCGGGAGCGACGAATTCTGCTGGCGGACTTCGGGATCGCCCGATGGGCCGATGACCCGAGTGGGCTGACCGCCACGAACATGACGGTCGGCACGGTGTCCTACGCGGCCCCCGAGCAGCTGATGGGCGATGAGCTCGACGGCCGGGCCGACCAGTATGCGTTGGCGGCCACGGCATTCCACCTGCTCTCCGGTTCGCCGCCGTTCTCCCACTCCAACCCCGCCGTGGTGATCAGCCAGCATCTCGGCGCGGCCCCGCCTGCGCTGCGGGATCGACGTCCGGAACTGTCCGCGCTGGATCCGGTGCTGTCCAAGGCGCTGGCCAAGATCCCCAACGAGCGCTTCGAACGGTGCGGCGACTTCGCCCGCGCCCTGGCTCACCGGCTCGGCGGCGATGTCGATCCCGGTGTCAGTCCCGGCGTCGACACCGAGGCCACTCAGTTGTCACCGATTGCCGCACCCGCCCGGCGCTCACCGGTACGGGCCGGCGTCGTCATCCCGGCGGTCCTGGCGGTGCTGCTGATCGTCGCGATCGCCGTGGCGGCGTTCGAGTTCACCCGGGCCGATGACGAGCGCTCAACGCAGGCAACGAATGCCAACACGACCGACGCGAGGGCCAGCACTACCGCCACCACGCCGTCGACCATGCCTCCACCGAGCCCGCTGCCGCCTCCGCCACCCCCGACCACGACCACGACGACGTCGACCGACCCGGCAACCACGACCACAACGACCACCGCACCGGCAGCGGCGGTCATCGGTGCCGACTGCTCTCCCGAGGGCAGCACGGCCACCACTGCCGACGGCAGCACCGCCTACTGTTCGACGCTGCAGGGCACCGCGGCGACGATCTGGTCGCTGACCCCCGGTGACGTGCCGAGCCCGACGGTGACGGTCGACCCGACCGAGGAACCGCTGCCGTTCGGCCAGGAGTCGCCCGTGCGGGTGTGCATGCAGCAGACGGGCCAGACCCGCCGCGAGTGCCGCGAGGACATCCGCCGCAGCAACGAGCTGCCATGA
- a CDS encoding PDR/VanB family oxidoreductase, with the protein MRLVSRLRELPPMPGRSRPAWSVGLADAAVTGLFALSGVTRRVAPPVEVDRRIALTVSDRTVVAHDQDVIALRLTAADGGPLPRWHPGSHIDVHLPSGRLRQYSLCGDPDDTHAYRIAVRRIPGGGGGSVEIHDDLAIGSTITTSGPRNAFPLTVPGYGSPTQRVRFIAGGIGITPILPMLAAAQRLGVDWSMIYVGRSADSLPFLDDVARFGDRILIRTDDESGVPTADDLLGDCPDGTTVYACGPAPMLTSVRTHLIGRDDVELHFERFAAPPVVDGREMTVSVASTGSTVRVGAEESVLAALVRSGVHAPYSCQQGFCGTCRTRVLAGAVDHRDTLLTEPEREAGMMLVCVSRASDDDGLVLDL; encoded by the coding sequence ATGCGGCTCGTCTCGCGGCTACGGGAACTGCCGCCGATGCCCGGCCGGAGCCGCCCGGCGTGGTCGGTGGGTCTCGCCGATGCCGCCGTGACCGGTCTGTTCGCGTTGTCAGGTGTGACGCGCAGGGTGGCGCCGCCGGTTGAGGTCGACCGCCGCATCGCACTGACGGTGTCGGATCGCACCGTCGTGGCCCACGATCAGGACGTCATCGCACTGCGGTTGACCGCAGCCGACGGTGGTCCGCTGCCCCGTTGGCATCCGGGCTCGCATATCGACGTGCACCTGCCGAGCGGCAGGCTGCGCCAGTACTCGCTGTGCGGCGACCCCGACGACACACACGCCTATCGGATCGCGGTTCGGCGCATCCCCGGCGGTGGCGGCGGCTCCGTCGAGATTCACGACGACCTTGCGATCGGGTCGACGATCACGACAAGTGGTCCGCGCAACGCGTTCCCGCTCACGGTGCCCGGCTACGGTTCGCCCACCCAGCGCGTCCGGTTCATCGCAGGCGGTATCGGCATCACGCCGATCCTGCCGATGCTGGCCGCCGCACAGCGGCTCGGTGTGGACTGGTCGATGATCTACGTCGGACGCAGCGCCGACAGCCTGCCGTTCCTCGATGACGTCGCCCGCTTCGGTGATCGCATCCTGATCCGCACCGACGATGAGTCCGGTGTGCCCACGGCCGACGACCTGCTCGGCGACTGCCCGGACGGCACGACGGTCTATGCGTGCGGGCCCGCCCCGATGCTCACCAGCGTGCGCACGCACCTGATCGGGCGCGACGACGTCGAGCTGCACTTCGAACGGTTCGCCGCGCCGCCGGTGGTCGATGGCCGCGAGATGACGGTGTCCGTCGCGTCCACCGGTTCAACGGTCCGGGTGGGCGCCGAGGAGAGCGTGCTGGCGGCGTTGGTGCGATCGGGTGTGCACGCGCCGTACTCCTGCCAGCAGGGCTTCTGCGGTACGTGTCGCACCCGCGTGCTGGCCGGCGCTGTCGACCACCGCGACACGCTGCTCACCGAACCGGAGCGCGAGGCCGGGATGATGTTGGTCTGCGTGTCCCGCGCCTCGGATGACGACGGCCTGGTCCTGGACCTCTGA
- a CDS encoding metal-dependent hydrolase, protein MLRPQRFDTEVDPGPVQIQARKVHFDVADAALDWIPNHPVASNMVSLLNIVLPAAERWFVTTYNEALPLVKDPKLAEDIRGFIGQEATHADTHDKVLHEYMVANGVDVTSMLELVEYVFEKMLAPIETDDPKRRMNNLCDRLWLIAAIEHYTAVLGDFSLNCTWDDHGADPTVVDLFRWHGSEEVEHRMVAHDVAAYFHDSYFERIRAMTMAVAMMFMFFQRGTWYLIKSTPSNDIGWWRMQRLRMRDSKLGLLPKYRQLFGSNTFVYFRPGFTPEEMGSTAQAVAYLASSPAARAAHL, encoded by the coding sequence ATGTTGCGTCCACAGCGGTTCGACACCGAGGTCGACCCTGGTCCGGTGCAGATCCAGGCCCGTAAGGTCCACTTCGACGTGGCCGACGCGGCGTTGGACTGGATCCCGAATCACCCCGTCGCCTCCAATATGGTCAGCCTGCTCAACATCGTGCTGCCCGCCGCCGAGCGCTGGTTCGTCACCACCTACAACGAGGCGCTGCCACTGGTGAAGGACCCGAAGCTCGCGGAGGACATCCGCGGCTTCATCGGGCAAGAGGCCACGCACGCCGACACCCACGACAAGGTGCTGCACGAGTACATGGTCGCCAACGGCGTCGATGTGACCTCGATGCTGGAACTGGTCGAGTACGTGTTCGAGAAGATGCTGGCGCCCATCGAGACGGACGATCCCAAGCGTCGGATGAACAACCTGTGCGACCGGTTGTGGTTGATCGCCGCCATCGAGCACTACACGGCGGTCCTCGGCGACTTCTCCCTCAACTGCACCTGGGACGACCACGGGGCCGACCCCACCGTCGTCGACCTGTTCCGGTGGCACGGCAGCGAGGAGGTCGAACACCGGATGGTGGCGCACGACGTCGCGGCGTACTTCCATGACAGCTACTTCGAGCGCATCCGGGCGATGACGATGGCCGTGGCGATGATGTTCATGTTCTTCCAGCGCGGCACCTGGTATCTGATCAAGAGCACCCCGAGCAATGACATCGGCTGGTGGCGGATGCAGCGGTTGCGCATGCGCGACTCCAAGCTCGGACTGCTGCCCAAGTACCGACAGCTGTTCGGCTCCAACACCTTTGTGTACTTCCGACCCGGCTTCACGCCCGAGGAGATGGGATCCACGGCGCAGGCCGTGGCGTATCTGGCGAGTTCGCCTGCGGCGCGGGCCGCGCATCTCTGA
- a CDS encoding NUDIX domain-containing protein — MPKLSAGVLLYRIADDGVEVLLAHPGGPFWARKDDGAWSIPKGEYAEPEDPWVAAQREFREEIGLDVPDGPRVEFAPVKQPGGKIVTAFAVHGDLDVTDTVSNTFELEWPRGSGRIREYPEIDRVAWLSVAQARSKLLKGQQPLLDRLVELVAGG, encoded by the coding sequence GTGCCGAAACTGAGCGCGGGTGTGCTGCTGTACCGCATCGCCGATGACGGCGTCGAGGTGCTGCTGGCACACCCCGGTGGCCCGTTCTGGGCGCGCAAGGACGACGGGGCGTGGTCGATCCCGAAGGGGGAGTACGCCGAGCCGGAGGATCCTTGGGTGGCCGCCCAGCGCGAGTTCCGCGAGGAGATCGGCTTGGACGTGCCCGATGGTCCACGCGTCGAGTTCGCACCGGTCAAGCAGCCCGGCGGCAAGATCGTCACGGCATTCGCGGTCCACGGCGACCTCGATGTCACCGACACGGTGAGCAACACCTTCGAACTGGAGTGGCCGAGGGGTTCCGGTCGGATCAGGGAGTATCCCGAGATCGACCGGGTGGCATGGCTATCCGTGGCGCAGGCCCGGTCGAAGCTGCTGAAGGGTCAGCAGCCGCTACTGGACCGACTGGTGGAGCTTGTCGCAGGCGGCTGA
- a CDS encoding LLM class F420-dependent oxidoreductase, translating to MTGLPKFAVVAPVVAGVTADPVWMTEFARHVEDCGFESIVVVEHTVLMTQYSSVYPYDQSGRVEIPADCPVPDPLDLLAFLAGQTTRLGLATGVLVLPNHHPVVLAKRVATIDALSGGRLRLGVGMGWLREEVEACGAPFDERGRRADEQIDVMRLLWADQPEGVSHHGEFFEFDYATCHPKPTGRLPIHIGGHSRAAARRAGRRGDGFQPLGVSGDALTELVALMREEAQRAQRDPDALELSLGHLVTKIDSDRAGRLAASGADRVVLAMPPTADLDEARDVVSACAQRLALTS from the coding sequence ATGACCGGCCTGCCGAAGTTCGCCGTCGTCGCCCCCGTCGTCGCGGGCGTCACCGCCGACCCGGTGTGGATGACCGAATTCGCCCGGCACGTCGAGGATTGCGGCTTCGAGTCGATCGTCGTCGTCGAGCACACCGTGCTCATGACGCAGTACTCGAGTGTGTATCCGTACGACCAGTCGGGACGCGTGGAGATCCCGGCCGACTGCCCCGTCCCCGATCCCCTTGACCTGCTGGCCTTCCTGGCAGGGCAGACCACTCGACTCGGCCTGGCGACCGGCGTGCTGGTGCTGCCCAACCACCATCCCGTGGTGCTGGCCAAGAGGGTCGCCACCATCGACGCGCTGTCGGGCGGGCGGCTGCGCCTTGGCGTGGGCATGGGTTGGTTGCGTGAGGAAGTCGAGGCGTGCGGTGCCCCGTTCGACGAGCGCGGGCGGCGCGCAGACGAACAGATCGATGTGATGCGGCTGTTGTGGGCCGACCAGCCCGAGGGTGTCAGCCACCACGGCGAGTTCTTCGAATTCGATTACGCAACATGCCATCCCAAGCCCACCGGCCGCCTTCCCATCCACATTGGCGGGCACAGCAGGGCGGCCGCGCGCCGGGCGGGTCGGCGTGGCGACGGATTCCAGCCGCTCGGTGTCAGTGGCGACGCGCTGACCGAACTCGTCGCGTTGATGCGCGAGGAGGCCCAGCGTGCGCAGCGCGACCCCGATGCGTTGGAGCTCTCGCTGGGACATCTGGTCACCAAGATCGACAGCGACCGGGCCGGCAGGCTCGCGGCCTCCGGCGCGGACCGCGTAGTGCTGGCGATGCCACCGACGGCCGACCTCGACGAGGCGAGGGACGTCGTGTCGGCCTGCGCTCAGCGACTGGCGTTGACATCGTGA
- a CDS encoding SGNH/GDSL hydrolase family protein, with protein sequence MADTTGGYTRYVALGDSQTEGLWDGDDSTGLLGFADRLAMLLNEHTPGVRYANLAVRGKQIRDVIDHQLPRALQMRPDLITICVGMNDVTRPARSIDRALEDLDLLHDLLAESGATIVTTTFPDLAKILPVGRLLASRVQQVNEVIRVAADRHGFRLVDLYAAPSMTDPETWSPDRVHGSPRGHALFAAAAAEALELPGSSHDWTVKRAHVELPGFRSRMYSQVLWTQNLLMPWVWRHLRGRSSGAGREPKHPRLEPVSLRLEAE encoded by the coding sequence GTGGCTGACACAACCGGGGGCTACACCCGCTACGTCGCACTCGGCGACAGCCAGACCGAGGGTCTGTGGGATGGCGACGACTCAACGGGCCTGCTCGGTTTCGCCGACCGGCTTGCCATGCTGCTCAACGAGCACACCCCCGGTGTGCGATACGCCAATCTCGCGGTGCGCGGCAAACAGATTCGCGATGTCATCGATCACCAGCTGCCCAGAGCGCTGCAGATGCGTCCCGACCTCATCACCATCTGCGTCGGCATGAACGACGTCACCCGGCCGGCGCGGAGCATCGACCGGGCACTGGAGGATCTCGACCTGCTGCACGACCTGCTCGCCGAATCCGGGGCGACGATCGTCACGACGACGTTTCCCGACCTCGCCAAGATCCTGCCGGTCGGGCGACTGCTGGCGTCGCGGGTGCAACAGGTCAACGAGGTCATCCGCGTCGCGGCCGACCGCCACGGGTTCCGACTGGTCGATCTCTATGCCGCACCGTCGATGACAGACCCCGAGACCTGGAGCCCCGACCGTGTGCACGGGTCGCCCAGGGGGCACGCCCTGTTCGCCGCGGCGGCGGCCGAGGCGCTCGAGCTGCCCGGCAGCAGCCACGACTGGACGGTCAAGCGGGCCCACGTCGAGCTGCCGGGGTTCCGGTCCCGGATGTACTCGCAGGTGCTCTGGACGCAGAACCTGCTGATGCCCTGGGTGTGGCGCCACCTGCGTGGACGATCCAGCGGTGCCGGGCGCGAGCCCAAGCACCCAAGACTGGAACCAGTCTCGCTGCGGCTAGAAGCCGAGTAG
- a CDS encoding helix-turn-helix transcriptional regulator gives MVRVPLSPEQVKAGQRLGALIRTARAGRDPEVIARHAGISPETLRKIEVGRMPSPSFGTVIGLCNALGMPLQDAVDAWRGTDVQRMAI, from the coding sequence ATGGTGCGTGTGCCTCTGAGCCCCGAGCAGGTGAAGGCCGGGCAACGTCTCGGCGCGCTGATCCGGACAGCCCGAGCCGGTCGCGACCCCGAGGTGATCGCCCGTCACGCCGGTATCTCGCCTGAGACGCTGCGCAAGATCGAGGTCGGCCGAATGCCCAGCCCGAGCTTCGGCACGGTGATCGGACTCTGCAACGCGCTCGGCATGCCCCTGCAGGATGCCGTCGACGCCTGGCGGGGGACAGACGTCCAGCGGATGGCCATCTAG